A DNA window from Drosophila virilis strain 15010-1051.87 chromosome 4, Dvir_AGI_RSII-ME, whole genome shotgun sequence contains the following coding sequences:
- the Tsp29Fb gene encoding CD63 antigen, which produces MANRELELNSGMRCAKYMLIIVSFMFALTAILLIMVGTTIQAIFGDFSLFIDGHFSSPPALLIAIGFILIAVATLGAYGAVKESVMVINLYGVCLFLVFILEVSAAIAAFVMQSQVREMLMRTMNEALANYETDTNVAAGVDFMQSGLGCCGVISPDDWKDNYSPNNNMTHLDSDDVVVPISCCGSLAEDPNDNNEVNCLQPYEYGCFNKMSFILSQSAMLIATGATTVAFVQLLGVLCAFMLAKTLRRNKSIREARRWQLQQSLSVLISGGKVGLPANSAMCGYQQLENSNVLGTQEPYTYTPQSPSVN; this is translated from the exons atgGCGAATCGGGAGCTGGAATTAAATTCCGGAATGCGCTGCGCCAAATATATGCTCATCATAGTGAGCTTTATGTTCGCG CTGACAGCTATACTGCTGATCATGGTAGGTACTACCATTCAGGCGATTTTCGGTGACTTTAGTCTCTTTATTGATGGACACTTCTCGTCACCGCCCGCGCTCTTGATTGCCATTGGATTCATACTGATTGCCGTGGCCACACTGGGCGCCTATGGAGCGGTCAAGGAGAGCGTTATGGTGATCAATCTG TATGGTGTATGCCTGTTCCTGGTCTTCATACTGGAGGTGTCGGCGGCCATTGCCGCCTTTGTGATGCAATCGCAGGTGCGCGAAATGCTGATGCGCACCATGAACGAGGCCTTGGCCAACTACGAAACGGATACCAATGTTGCCGCCGGAGTGGACTTTATGCAATCCGGT ttGGGCTGCTGCGGCGTTATTAGCCCCGATGACTGGAAGGACAACTATTCACCCAACAATAATATGACCCATCTCGATTCGGATGATGTGGTGGTGCCAATCTCGTGCTGTGGCAGCCTGGCCGAGGATCCCAACGATAACAACGAGGTGAACTGCCTGCAGCCCTACGAATATGGCTGCTTCAACAAGATGAGCTTCATATTGTCACAGAGCGCCATGCTGATTGCCACCGGAGCCACCACAGTGGCCTTTGTGCAGCTGCTGGGTGTACTCTGTGCCTTCATGCTGGCCAAGACGCTGCGTCGCAACAAGTCCATACGCGAGGCACGCCGCTGGCAGCTACAACAGAGCCTCAGCGTGCTCATCTCTGGCGGCAAGGTCGGTCTGCCGGCCAATTCAGCGATGTGCGGCTACCAGCAGCTCGAGAATAGCAACGTGCTGGGCACACAGGAACCCTATACCTACACACCCCAGAGTCCCAGCGTCAACTAG
- the Argl gene encoding argininosuccinate lyase, which translates to MTQRPQENQSHNSYKLWGGRFSEKPNEALQELNNSLPQDARLYADDLDASKAYAEALMRAGHLNATECDKLVKSLEIIRYDWVERLVKFEPSDEDVHTVNERLLVALTGELGKRLHTGRSRNDQVVTDMKLWLRKAIRETLSRLRLLIESIVSQSESHLGVLMPGYTHLQRAQPVQFSHWLLSHAFALREDCQRLAELRERSNVLPLGSGAVAGNPLGIDRIWLAERLGFAAVTGNSMHAVGDRDFVVDFIYCCSMVSLHLSRLAEDLIIYSTKEFDFIKIADSFSSGSSLMPQKRNPDSLELIRGISGLITSNLTGIMMTIKGTPSTYNKDLQFDKQYCFQAFDKLSQSLDVAVGVIETMQVRRDQLEAALSSDMLATDWAYYLVRKGVPFREAHHHIGRVVTLAEQRGVDITEVPLGELQQICAAFGADIASVADYGYNVQQYDAIGGTSTASITEQLRLLKNLDKQLRQQS; encoded by the exons ATGACGCAGAGGCCGCAAGAAAACCAAAGCCACAACTCCTATAAGCTGTGGGGTGGACGTTTCAGTGAGAAGCCCAACGAGGCGTTGCAGGAGCTGAACAACAGTCTGCCCCAAGATGCCCGCCTATATGCAGATGATTTGGATGCGAGCAAGGCGTATGCGGAGGCGCTGATGCGTGCGGGTCATTTGAATGCCACCGAATGCGATAAGCTGGTCAAGAGTCTGGAGATAATACGTTACGATTGGGTTGAACGCCTCGTCAAGTTTGAGCCCAGCGACGAGGATGTTCACACAGTGAACGAGCGCCTGCTGGTTGCGCTAACCGGCGAGCTGGGCAAGCGCCTGCACACGGGACGCAGCCGCAATGACCAGGTGGTCACCGACATGAAGCTCTGGCTGCGCAAGGCCATACGCGAGACGCTGAGCCGGCTGCGTCTGCTGATTGAATCGATTGTGTCGCAATCCGAGTCGCATCTGGGCGTGCTTATGCCAGGCTATACGCACCTGCAGCGCGCACAGCCCGTTCAATTCTCCCACTGGTTACTCTCGCACGCTTTCGCTCTGCGCGAGGATTGCCAACGCCTGGCTGAGCTGCGGGAACGCTCAAATGTTTTGCCACTGGGTAGCGGTGCCGTTGCCGGCAATCCTTTGGGCATTGATCGCATTTGGCTGGCGGAGCGTCTTGGTTTTGCTGCAGTTACGGGCAATAGCATGCATGCAGTGGGAGATCGCGATTTTGTAG TTGACTTTATCTACTGCTGTTCAATGGTTAGTCTGCATCTATCAAGACTTGCCGAGGATCTCATTATTTACAGCACCAAGGAATTtgattttatcaaaatcgCAGATAGTTTCTCAAGTGGTAGCAGTTTGATGCCACAGAAACGCAATCCGGACAGTCTGGAGCTAATACGCGGCATCTCTGGTCTGATTACATCCAATCTGACAGGCATTATGATGACCATCAAGGGCACACCCTCTACCTATAATAAGGATTTGCAATTCGACAAGCAATACTGCTTTCAGGCCTTCGATAAGCTGTCGCAGAGTCTGGACGTGGCTGTGGGTGTGATAGAAACCATGCAAGTGCGGCGAGATCAATTGGAAGCGGCGCTCAGCTCAGATATGTTAGCCACCGACTGG GCCTACTATCTGGTGCGTAAGGGCGTGCCGTTCCGGGAGGCTCATCATCATATTGGACGCGTTGTCACACTGGCCGAGCAACGGGGCGTGGACATTACAGAGGTGCCGCTGGGTGAACTGCAGCAGATTTGTGCCGCCTTTGGCGCGGACATCGCCAGCGTGGCCGACTATGGCTACAATGTGCAACAATATGATGCGATTGGCGGCACCTCCACCGCCAGCATTACGGAGCAGCTGCGTCTGCTCAAGAATTTAGACAAACAATTGCGCCAGCAGTCCTAG
- the Tsp29Fa gene encoding CD63 antigen, with translation MSLLTGSANAVKYTLFGFNLIFLITGIILIAVGAGVGAVYTGYEIFLASKFFSIPTFLIVIGAFIIVITFFGCWGALKENYCLILSFSVMLFIIFILELAAGISGYVLRTDAVSLIRTSLSESMSSYKNTTENPTTVLWDDVQRDFNCCGVDNSTDWHKVLNNTELPLSCCHIPIGAIGTFSCMDDINNVFLNGNRGCLSGFADYIAAHAVSLGAAGVVIAVLQFFGVIFACYIAREIKIRNGISGFM, from the exons ATGTCGCTTCTAACGGGCAGCGCAAATGCGGTGAAGTACACCCTATTTGGATTTAATCTGATCTTTTTG ATCACTGGCATTATTCTAATAGCAGTTGGTGCTGGAGTAGGCGCCGTATACACTGGCTATGAAATCTTTTTGGCCAGCAAATTCTTTTCGATACCAACATTTCTGATTGTGATTGGAGCGTTCATCATTGTGATAACCTTCTTTGGCTGCTGGGGTGCGCTCAAGGAGAACTATTGCCTGATTCTGAGCTTCTCGGTGATGCTGTTTATCATCTTCATTCTGGAACTGGCTGCTGGTATCAGTGGCTATGTGCTGCGAACTGATGCTGTCAGCTTGATCAGAACCTCGCTGAGCGAATCAATGAGTAGCTACAAGAATACAACAGAGAACCCAACCACCGTTCTGTGGGATGATGTGCAGCGCGATTTCAATTGCTGCGGCGTCGACAATTCTACGGACTGGCACAAAGTGTTAAACAATACCGAACTCCCCCTTTCGTGCTGTCATATACCCATAGGAGCCATAGGCACCTTTAGCTGCATGGATGACATAAACAACGTGTTCCTCAACGGTAACAGAGGATGCTTGTCCGGCTTTGCCGATTACATAGCCGCTCATGCGGTCAGTTTGGGTGCTGCTGGCGTTGTCATTGCCGTTTTACAA TTCTTTGGCGTCATATTTGCCTGCTATATAGCGCGAGAGATTAAAATACGCAATGGCATCTCAGGCTTCATGTAG